A segment of the Peptoclostridium acidaminophilum DSM 3953 genome:
TAATAACAGACGACAACATGAAGACAAACGTAGAAGGCGTATTTGCAGCAGGAGACATAAGAGTCAAGTCCCTAAGACAGGTAGTTACTGCATGTGCAGACGGAGCTATAGCTGCAACTCAGGCTGAAAAATATGTTGAGGCTAATTTCGAAGAATAGAAAGCACAAAAAATATTGTTTGACGATCCAAAATAAGGCTATAAATTCAAACGATGACTGTAAAATCAATGTACTGAAATATATTGATAATAATAGAATTTAAAAGGAGATGACTTTTAATGAGCGCATTACTAGTTGAAATAGACAAGGATCAATTCCAAGCAGAGGTGCTAGAGGCAGAAGGCTATGTGCTAGTTGACTACTTCAGTGACGGCTGCGTGCCATGCAAGGCTCTTATGCCTGACGTGGAAGAGCTGGCTGCTAAATACGAAGGCAAGGTTGCATTCCGTAAATTCAACACAAGCTCAGCGAGAAGACTTGCAATAAGCCAAAAAATACTTGGACTTCCAACAATAACA
Coding sequences within it:
- the trxA gene encoding thioredoxin TrxA, with protein sequence MSALLVEIDKDQFQAEVLEAEGYVLVDYFSDGCVPCKALMPDVEELAAKYEGKVAFRKFNTSSARRLAISQKILGLPTITLYKGGQKVEEVTKDDATRENIDAMIAKHVG